The genomic stretch ATGACTCACATCAAGATATATACCCTACTCTAACGATTATGATGAGATTTCATTTACTCCATTGGTCAAAATTGAACCCTTTTTGTTTGTGGCTTAAGCAACAAGGCTCACTAAGTCACTAGGGTACTCCTGCGTTATTGGGATGTACAGCAACAATTGTAAGTTGATCTATTACATAAACCCTAAGAAACCCGAGTTGAAGCACTTGTATCAAGCTCACCTCTAATAATACTTGGGTTCAAAAAAGCAGACACTACCGCGATCAGTAGCAAGAAATTGCACAATCACGTCAGCAACAGTATATTCACAAAGAAAAGTTACAACTTTGGAAAAAGAATATAAAGAAAGCACTTACTGAATCCTCAGGTAAAACAACACGTTCAGCTCCTGAGTCTCCATTACTGATATCCATAGGCACCATCACTCCAGCACCAACACTTGGCTTTTCCAAATTCCTATACATATGAAATCTGTATTTTGGGAGCACATTGAGGTCTGCTTCTGAGGAACCCTCCTGCTTTTAGCGTAAAAAAACATTGCCAATATGTAAAGATTCCACAAAAACTACACATTTAGTTCCGAGAATATAGTCTCATACTTGTCCAGCAACAGTAGGCACTCGATACGGGATTAGAGGGAACCATCGCGTCAAGCAACAAAAGAGGGTGATCCCTATGAAAGATAATATGGCAAAGTAAACATCATATGTCAGATAAGACATAGTCAACCTGCACAAATTTACATTAAACACTGTTATAGCTGACTGCCTGACTAATAAGGGTACTACAATCTTAACTTTAATAACAAAAAAGTAAGCTAAAGCACAGCATTTTTCTAGTTAACTACTGTAAATTTCTGACTGTCATATAACACTATATGAAAAGAAGCAACGAAGCATGTATGCCTGTATAGTGAGGTGGCTCAGACGAAGTACCACTACCAAGCAAGTAAGAAAACAAAACGGAAGGTGttctaaaaaaaattatataatagACACTGACATTCTCCTGAAAAAAGCGATTGTGGAAGTACAAAGCCGCAGAGTCCTCCATGCTAACTAGGTGAGAGTCCAGTAGAAACCTTGGAAAAGTTGAAAGCACGTTTTGTGTTATCCAATAAAGATGCTATATAAGCAATTCAACCCCTAATGCACTTCATAGATTATGCATTAGAATGAAACCAAACACCCCGCCATCCAAGGAAATTCAACAGTTTTGCTCCTAGGCGTTTACCATGTCCCGTAGACACCGAACATGAACACAACCACGTGTCTCTACAACTACAGTCAAGCTATGCTTAAGGTGCTCCTCTCAATACACCTCTTCTTAGCCACACTGACATTGCAGAAAAAGGTAATAACGCGCTGGGGTATGCTATGTGAGCCTCATGGTAGGTTGGCACGTAGGGACTGCATAGAGTATGATAATAAATATTTATATTCAGTATTTTTTACAGGTGAGAGTACTAAGGGATACCAAAGGGTTGACAACTTGACACACATTACATAAAAGATAGTGTGATGATAAAGATTTTAAGGAATGAGAGAGGTTAACTAAGGCCATCaccaacaacattaccccaacgCCTCAATGGCTCCCCCTAATTGCGGAGTAAAGAGGTCGGATGTATACagtcttacccttgtgttagcaacacaaaaagACTGTTTCCCAATGGGGAACTAAGGCCAGCATGAAGGAAAAATAATTTGGGGTGAGCTACCGAGCTATCATGATTGTTAAGTGGAACCATTTCTGAAatgaggtaaaaaaaaaaaaggaagaagaaagaggGAGGCAAGAGTACAGCAAATTGAAACAAACTGTAACAGCCCAGACAAAACATAAATGAATAGAAAAATGAAAAGCCAAGCCAAAAGGCCAAAAAAAATTCCTACCACGTAGCAACAAGCCAACAAGGTCAATGGgaacacacatatatatatttaAATGAGAGTTTGTAAACCTATTCTGTACTGGGAATACTGAATTCATGTCTGAAAATGAAGGAGAGCATACCCATACAGCTTTGGAGCATTTTGCTCAAGTAGCTTGCCACCAGATTCTACCCAATAGAGGCCAACACCCGTCCAAACAAACGATGCCATGATGTTCAAGGAGTCACATCGATAAGCAAAGCTGATCCATGAACGCACAAGTAAAAAATAGTATGAATGAACTATCAAAAAACAAACTGTGAGTCTGTGACAGACCAAACAACAATGAACCTGGTACACAAGCTGATGGAaacataaaaatgtaaaatatggtGAAAATCCTTCTCAGCAGCACAAGTTTATACACACAATTATGATAAGGCATTGATGCACTCACTTTCAGACTCTCAGTAAGAAGCTAAGAACATGAATAGACAGGTCTGCAACATTTTAATAAGGGCCCACTAGCTTCAGGAATCAAGTGAATCAAGTTTCAATATAGCCTAAAATTAATTTTCTTTAAAGAACTGACTTTCAGTTAACTACTAAAAGGACAAGTTATGACTATTTCAATGCAATATTGCATTGAGAAGCACACTAGTTCTTCATGAGTAGGATGAAGGGTGAAAAGGGTCCAAAGTGATAAAGTGCTTCCTTACATACTTGTGTCGAGTTTACATTTAGGGCTCGCTTGAGATTGAGGGATTATTAACCGAGTAATATAGCTTTCAACAGGAAAAAAACAGGATGATATTGATGGTTGATGGTGGAATAATTACCCCGATATGGAGTAATACATAACTTAGATGGGAGGAGGGTAACTATTCCCCTCTTAATGGAGCAATAATTGCACTCTCTTCCTCATTTCTACCTTCCACCACCATCACATTCCTCCATTTTCGAGTTCATCAAAGCTCTATTACCCGAATGACAATTACCTCCCTCATATGCGAAcctcttagggtgtgtttggattgagtgatttggagggaaaagaaagggagggagagtatgGGATTTAAactcccttgtttggatagcaaataagggtggagggaaatggagggggagagatttggagggatacattttccctcctccaaggcatatcaaaatctctccacaataggcaagatttggaaggaaattgtATTCAAACACCCACtccccatttgccctccccttcccttacctccctttctcttccctccttccccctcccctcccttcccctccacttttgctatccaaacacacccttagggtgCGTTTAGATAGCAAAAAAGGAGGGAAAGGGGATAGGAGGGAAAGGAAAGGAAGGGAAGGGGAGTGAAAATGGAGGAGgtgattttccctccaaatcttgcctatattggtggggaaataatttgccttgtaggagggaaatggagggatccattttccttCCCCTCCAAATCCCATTACCTtcattttgctatccaaacaaaagtaacaacaatcaaaaaaccctaaaattgcCAACACAATTAAGGTAAAAGTAGTTATTTTAGAGGTATCCATGTCAATTACGAGTATATACTTATGTAAAACCGCATTACACAAGTATTAGCGAAAATCAAAACCAAATCAAGTTGATTAATCAATTAATCCTCACCTCCCCTGTGCCAAACTTCCAAAAAAATCAGCAGCAGGAGCAGTATCGTTAGCAGCCTCCAAATCAATCAAtctcgtcctcgtcctcctcctcgacACACGAGAATACTCAAACCAAATCGAAATCACATGAACCAAACACTGGACAGCATACACGCCAACCCAAACCCTAACCGGAACATTAGGACTTTCAGCCGCGGTAAAAACCAACACCAACACCGACACCGCAACGATAATCGTATTAAAAATAGTTTCGACAGTGACCACCTTCTTGGTGTACTCCTTGTCAACCAAATCACGGGCTTCCCCCTCCCTGACCGGCAATAAGCAGCAACTCAACGCCGCACGTTTTAATAGGACTGACAGTGTCGAATTCATCATCACCATTGTTGCCAAACTATAAGGTTCCTTAATCCCTAATCCCTTAATCCCTAAATTGTAAGGAATGTGAACAGAAcaccaaagttgtatttatgctAATTTGGCGGGAATGCGTGTGTTTGTGTTTGAGTCTACTCTGGTTTCTCAAGCTAGGGCTAGTTttcgattttttattttttttttgggggggggggttgaCTGTGACTCCAGAGTATCTCATATTCAATTTCATTCTGATACTGAATGGAACTTAATCAGTGGCGAATCTACGATTTATGAAATTTGGGTGTTTAATAAAATTTATAGCATAAAAAACCTTCAAAAATATAGTTAATATAGTTACTTGAATGAGGCCCTGAGGGTGTGTATCGAACCCGGATTGCTCTAACCATAAGTGGAAGAGTGCTTCTACCATTGAGCCAcaaaggctctgtttggtaaacaacggattaatttcagcataagcagatttttatcagaaggtttgactagcatattataattagcagaattaatttgagtgtttggtaaatggcagattacgattagtagattgttagttttctttgtaaaatggagaaaaatttcctattttacaatatgctaaccaatatactagggtaagcagcatattgtaaaacagcatattgaccccaaatatgctgtttcaatatgctgtttaccaaacactaaaattagcatattgattggtcaaacatgctaaaacccttgaatatgctaaaaattggccaatatgccgtttaccaaacagcgcCAAAATCTTGATGAAATATAAGCTCACAGACAAATATATATACTGTTTTTCAAAATTAATGGGTGTGAGGGTTCACCCCATCACACCTTATAAATCCGCCCATGAACTTAATGGGTAGATTTTTTTCATGTTTTGTTTTTTCATTCACAAGAGTGAGAAATCGATATCTGACCACTTGTTGTCGAGAGTCTACTTTGGGGACTTGGTAGGTTGTATAATTGTATTTAGATTCGAGTTAATTTTGGATCTCAACTCCTGAATTAGACTTGTCTAACCGGATTGTTTTATGTCCGACTTGATCCTGTTAGGTGTAGGGGTGTACACTGGCCCGGGCGGGCTGGGCTGGAGGCGGGCTGGGCTGTCAATTTGTGGCCTAGGCTCGGCACTAAAAAGGTGTCGGCTGGGCTCCATAAtgtatggcccggcccaggccATATAGTATTTTTTTagtgttttttgaatttttagcggGTCAAGCCGGACTGGGCaccaaaattaaggaaatgaatttggaccacacaaaaaaCCCTACCCCCAACTGGAATtgaatttgaaccacacaaaacttgccaaaaaagaaaagagaaaccaACCCCCGACTAGCATGAAAATGAAAAGAGAAACCAACACTCAGACTAAGAGAAAATATTTAAGAGATTGACTATAGTTCTGCAACAGACAAGTAGAAATCCGAACTTATGCGAACTTGCTTAGCACAAACAGTTCCTCGTAAAGACGTAAGCTCGATAGTACACTTAAAAAGGGATTTCCCGCTTTAGTGCCACAAGATTtgagcgtttttttttttttttttttgagatagGTTTGAGCTAATTTTTACTTTGGtgtagaggtgatcatgggccgggccagTGCGGATTTGGGTCTGGCCTTTCTAATAAAACGGCCCATTTGTATGGGCCGGGCCAAATATGTGGGCTTATTTGGCAAGCTTAGCCCCGACCCTTATGGGCTAATTCGGGTTTTTGGGCCTGAATGGGCTTTTCGGGCCCTAAAATTTAAGACTTACATTAAAAAATAATTAACATAATACCTTCAATTACTACTTTAAAAACATACGTAGTTTATAAAATTGTACAAAATATGACGAAATGCTTATGAATTGctctcaaaaataaaataaagacaaacaccgccactttagaatgcttaatcatgcattcgtgatatgatttatgttatttacaCATTGTTTTTATAAATctacaaaaatatatttgagtTTTTAAAAAGTTGTTTATAACTTTAACACTATTTTAATAAGCTTTATAAGGAAAAAATAttcattaattaataaatatggaCCGGGtcgggccaaaatttgggccgAATGCTTGGCCCAAACCCGGACCAAAAATATGTTGGGCCTTTTCGGGCCAATCCATGGGTTTTTTTGGGCCAAAATAAAAGGCTAAAGCCTTTCTAAAAAGCAGGCAGGGCCGGGTagggccaatgggcttgggccatttAAAAGCGGAATTATACAAACCTCGGAATATCAAAGTGAAATCACAACTTGAACCTCAAGACACTAAAGCGAAAAATAGACTCATAAAGAAAAGTTctatgtgaaaaaaaaaaagtttgataGAAGTCCGAAGGGGACTAATTTTCAGCCAACGAATCTTTATATAATCGGTTATAAAAGGTATTTTTGAaaaacacaaattttcatttgtgacagccgatatccgtcacaagcttatgacgggtCAAGTAAAACCCACATATGAGAATAAAGATAAGTCATTTGTAATTTCCTATGCATTAtactttttgtcttatctatccaTATGAATGATAGATACTTCATACGTGGCAAGCTTGTGAGGATATATCCGTCCTTAAGACCTATTGTTTGAAAAAACCGTCTACGAATTTGCGATTTGCAGCAGACAAAGCATCTATCGACTCTaggggtgtgtttggatagcaaaagtggagggaaaggaaggggagggggaatgagggaagggaaagggagagaagggaaggggagggggaatgaagtgtgggtgtttggatacaatttccctccaaatcttcgCTTTTATGtgggagagattttgattaggcttggaggagggaaattggatccctccaaatctctccccctccatttccctccaccctcatttgctatccaaataagGGATTTTAAATACCCTACTCTCCATCCCTTTCTTTTCTCTCCAAAccactcaatccaaacacaccctaggAGTCTAGGATGACTATTATATGAATAAGACTGCACTTGCCTGTGTTCATGTCCGGTGGACTCAAAATTAATTTAA from Silene latifolia isolate original U9 population chromosome 2, ASM4854445v1, whole genome shotgun sequence encodes the following:
- the LOC141643890 gene encoding E3 ubiquitin protein ligase RIE1-like isoform X1, which gives rise to MVMMNSTLSVLLKRAALSCCLLPVREGEARDLVDKEYTKKVVTVETIFNTIIVAVSVLVLVFTAAESPNVPVRVWVGVYAVQCLVHVISIWFEYSRVSRRRTRTRLIDLEAANDTAPAADFFGSLAQGSFAYRCDSLNIMASFVWTGVGLYWVESGGKLLEQNAPKLYGLTMSYLTYDVYFAILSFIGITLFCCLTRWFPLIPYRVPTVAGQQEGSSEADLNVLPKYRFHMYRNLEKPSVGAGVMVPMDISNGDSGAERVVLPEDSECCICLDSYEEGVELHALPCNHHFHATCIKKWLNIKSACPVCKYNILNWSVAAV
- the LOC141643890 gene encoding E3 ubiquitin protein ligase RIE1-like isoform X2, with amino-acid sequence MVMMNSTLSVLLKRAALSCCLLPVREGEARDLVDKEYTKKVVTVETIFNTIIVAVSVLVLVFTAAESPNVPVRVWVGVYAVQCLVHVISIWFEYSRVSRRRTRTRLIDLEAANDTAPAADFFGSLAQGSFAYRCDSLNIMASFVWTGVGLYWVESGGKLLEQNAPKLYGLTMSYLTYDVYFAILSFIGITLFCCLTRWFPLIPYRVPTVAGQEGSSEADLNVLPKYRFHMYRNLEKPSVGAGVMVPMDISNGDSGAERVVLPEDSECCICLDSYEEGVELHALPCNHHFHATCIKKWLNIKSACPVCKYNILNWSVAAV